From a region of the Gemmatimonadaceae bacterium genome:
- a CDS encoding CBS domain-containing protein, with product MKARDLMSTQLYVATRDDPVSVAAALMRDKDVGIIPVVDDRSSMRLVGVITDRDLAVRCVARRHDGSCTISDHMSWSDLVTAQPDEDPADLMERMEHAKIRRVPVVEGKRLVGIIAQADIATKLGPGDPAGVEHLVERISRAAMIPVPDDATATGNHAIPWL from the coding sequence GTGAAAGCACGTGACCTGATGAGCACGCAGCTGTACGTCGCGACGCGGGACGACCCTGTATCCGTGGCCGCGGCGCTCATGCGTGACAAGGATGTGGGGATCATCCCCGTAGTGGACGACCGTTCGTCGATGCGGCTGGTCGGCGTGATCACCGATCGCGATCTCGCGGTGCGGTGCGTCGCCCGCAGGCACGACGGCAGCTGCACGATCAGCGACCACATGTCGTGGTCCGACCTCGTGACCGCTCAACCGGACGAAGACCCGGCGGACTTAATGGAGCGGATGGAGCACGCGAAGATCCGCCGGGTCCCCGTCGTGGAGGGTAAACGCCTGGTGGGAATCATCGCGCAGGCGGACATCGCGACCAAGCTCGGCCCCGGCGACCCGGCCGGCGTAGAGCACCTGGTGGAGCGGATATCGCGAGCGGCGATGATCCCGGTGCCCGACGACGCGACTGCGACCGGCAACCACGCGATTCCCTGGCTGTAG
- a CDS encoding pyridoxamine 5'-phosphate oxidase family protein: protein MPVHFRKLSDRESLALLRRNNVGRMAFAYRNRVDVVPLHYVYSGGWLYGRTSVGPKLLALRHNQWVAFEVDEIDGVFDWRSVVVHGGLYLLDPDRPPPDPGARRRAVRLLRRIVPETMSPDDPVGSRDVFFRVFADDVTGRAAEST, encoded by the coding sequence ATGCCGGTTCATTTTCGCAAGCTCTCCGACAGGGAATCCCTCGCGCTGCTGCGGAGAAACAACGTCGGCCGCATGGCTTTCGCGTATCGGAACCGCGTGGACGTCGTGCCGCTCCACTACGTGTATTCGGGCGGCTGGCTGTACGGGCGGACATCGGTGGGGCCCAAGCTGCTGGCGCTCAGGCACAACCAGTGGGTGGCGTTCGAGGTGGACGAGATAGACGGCGTGTTCGACTGGCGCAGCGTCGTGGTGCACGGCGGCCTGTACCTGCTCGACCCCGACCGTCCGCCGCCCGACCCGGGCGCGAGACGCCGCGCGGTCCGGCTGCTGCGGCGCATCGTACCGGAGACCATGTCCCCCGACGATCCGGTTGGCTCTCGCGACGTGTTCTTCCGGGTGTTCGCCGACGATGTCACCGGAAGGGCCGCGGAGTCCACCTGA
- a CDS encoding heavy metal translocating P-type ATPase yields the protein MSLPHTVPLPPPIAEQTPARVWGPEGVFRGHFLPVASVVFLVGGIAAWVWLPARLLANDVWTAGLVITGAPVVWRTLRSALRRQFSTDITATLAIVAAVAIGQPLPGLIVVLMQTGGEALEKIARGRASDALRKLEEDAPRIAHLLHAGGLSDVPVGEARVGDVVVIRPGELVPLDAIVVSGRSHVDASRLTGEPMPVSAVTGTTLASGSVNHEGALTARVIAPVGESQYGRIVELVRHAQATKAPLQRLADRYAIWFTPLTLAVCLAAYVATRDPVIVLAILVVATPCPLILATPVAIIGGINTAAKRQIVVRDGGALERLARVNVAVFDKTGTLTPGVPEVSAVVTSCGWDEGDLLRLAGALEERSGHLLARSLVKAALAKGVLLPPASHVTETAGRGVTGTVDGRVVTVGSRSYVLELHPGASDGYADLDEQSSALRAYVAVDGLGVGRVEYDDRVRPGVRQVLADLAAQGIRRTLLLSGDDERHTRRIADSAGIANAVGELKPEGKVRAIEQMIGDGDQVLMVGDGTNDAPALSTATVGIAMAAHGGGISAEAADVVILVDDLGRVSEAVQISHRTIRIAKQSIWTGLGLSGVAMGFAAFGYIPPVIGAVLQEFIDVAVIVNALRVSR from the coding sequence ATGTCCCTTCCTCACACCGTCCCGCTGCCGCCTCCGATCGCGGAGCAGACGCCGGCCCGCGTGTGGGGTCCGGAAGGAGTTTTCCGCGGACACTTTCTCCCGGTCGCGTCCGTGGTTTTTCTGGTCGGGGGAATCGCGGCGTGGGTGTGGCTCCCAGCGCGCCTGCTCGCGAACGACGTCTGGACAGCCGGCCTGGTCATCACCGGCGCGCCGGTCGTCTGGCGCACACTGCGCAGCGCGCTGCGACGGCAGTTCTCCACCGACATCACCGCGACGCTCGCGATCGTCGCGGCGGTCGCGATCGGACAGCCGCTTCCGGGCCTGATCGTCGTGCTGATGCAGACCGGCGGCGAAGCGCTGGAGAAAATCGCGCGGGGGCGCGCTTCGGACGCGCTGCGGAAGCTCGAGGAAGACGCGCCGAGAATCGCGCACCTGCTGCACGCCGGCGGCCTGAGCGACGTGCCTGTGGGCGAGGCTCGCGTCGGCGACGTCGTGGTGATCCGCCCGGGAGAGCTGGTGCCGCTCGACGCCATCGTCGTCAGCGGCCGCTCGCACGTGGACGCCTCGCGGCTGACCGGGGAACCGATGCCGGTCAGCGCGGTTACAGGCACCACTCTCGCCAGCGGCAGCGTGAACCACGAAGGCGCGCTCACCGCGCGAGTGATCGCGCCGGTGGGCGAGAGCCAGTACGGCCGGATCGTCGAGCTGGTGCGGCACGCGCAGGCGACCAAGGCGCCGCTGCAGCGGCTCGCGGACCGGTACGCGATCTGGTTCACGCCCCTGACGCTGGCGGTCTGCCTGGCGGCGTACGTCGCGACCCGCGACCCCGTCATCGTCCTCGCCATACTCGTCGTGGCTACGCCCTGCCCGCTCATTCTCGCGACGCCGGTGGCGATCATCGGCGGGATCAACACCGCGGCAAAGCGCCAGATCGTGGTCCGCGACGGCGGCGCCCTCGAGCGGCTGGCACGCGTGAACGTCGCGGTATTCGACAAGACCGGCACGCTGACGCCCGGAGTGCCCGAGGTCTCGGCGGTCGTGACGTCGTGCGGATGGGACGAGGGCGACCTGCTGCGGCTCGCCGGCGCTCTCGAGGAGCGGTCGGGTCACCTGCTCGCCCGCTCGCTGGTGAAAGCGGCGCTCGCCAAGGGCGTGCTGCTTCCGCCGGCCTCGCACGTCACGGAGACCGCCGGTCGGGGAGTGACCGGCACCGTGGACGGACGCGTCGTCACGGTCGGCTCGCGGTCCTACGTCCTCGAGCTCCATCCCGGCGCCAGCGACGGCTACGCTGATCTCGACGAGCAGAGCTCGGCCCTGCGGGCCTACGTCGCGGTGGACGGCCTCGGAGTCGGCCGGGTCGAGTACGACGACCGCGTGCGCCCCGGCGTGCGGCAGGTTCTCGCGGACCTTGCCGCCCAGGGAATCCGCCGCACGCTGCTCCTCTCCGGCGACGACGAGCGCCACACGCGTCGCATCGCCGATTCCGCCGGCATCGCCAACGCCGTGGGTGAGCTGAAGCCCGAAGGCAAGGTCCGGGCGATCGAGCAGATGATCGGCGACGGCGACCAAGTGCTGATGGTCGGCGACGGAACCAACGACGCTCCGGCCCTCTCCACCGCGACGGTGGGGATAGCCATGGCCGCGCACGGCGGCGGCATCTCCGCCGAAGCGGCCGACGTGGTGATTCTCGTCGACGATCTGGGCCGCGTGAGCGAAGCCGTGCAAATCAGCCATCGCACGATCCGCATCGCCAAGCAGAGCATCTGGACCGGGCTCGGCCTGAGCGGAGTGGCCATGGGCTTCGCGGCCTTCGGCTACATACCGCCGGTGATCGGGGCGGTGCTGCAGGAATTCATCGACGTGGCCGTGATCGTGAACGCCCTGCGGGTGAGTCGCTGA
- a CDS encoding universal stress protein, which produces MKHPFVVGVDDTKEAYPALKYAAELSLVTGSRVHLVSALKPFHGIGAGSASEERTAELRLELREVFLEDLLPTVVTPPVWTRIAKIGDAAEILANEAVDIRAGMILIGAGRHGTVERILSRPTALRVIQKTDLPIVVVPRGAKPPSTVVVGVDFSPASMFACRVATDMLGGTGTLHLVHVQPLLPLPGEVWSVDLGKWEIEGTMDRLEEYVPDHTLYPDIRVERMSLSGDIASTLEKYAMSVGADLVAVGSHGYNLAQRAMLGSVSAALLARPMQAVVVVRATET; this is translated from the coding sequence GTGAAGCATCCATTCGTCGTCGGAGTGGACGACACGAAGGAAGCCTATCCCGCGCTGAAGTACGCCGCCGAGCTCTCGCTCGTCACGGGCTCGCGCGTGCATCTCGTGAGCGCCCTCAAGCCGTTCCACGGCATCGGAGCGGGCTCGGCGAGCGAGGAGCGCACGGCCGAGCTGAGACTCGAGCTCCGCGAGGTGTTTCTGGAAGATCTTCTTCCGACCGTCGTGACGCCGCCCGTGTGGACGCGGATCGCCAAGATCGGCGATGCCGCCGAGATACTGGCGAACGAGGCGGTCGACATCCGCGCCGGAATGATCCTGATCGGTGCCGGGCGGCACGGAACGGTCGAGCGGATTCTGAGCCGGCCGACCGCGCTGCGCGTGATTCAGAAGACGGACCTGCCGATCGTGGTCGTGCCGCGCGGCGCCAAGCCGCCCAGCACGGTGGTCGTCGGCGTCGACTTCAGTCCTGCCAGCATGTTCGCGTGCCGCGTGGCGACCGACATGCTCGGCGGAACGGGGACGCTGCACCTGGTGCACGTCCAGCCGCTGCTGCCGCTTCCGGGCGAGGTGTGGTCGGTGGACCTCGGCAAGTGGGAGATCGAAGGCACGATGGACCGGCTCGAAGAGTACGTGCCCGATCACACGCTGTATCCCGACATTCGCGTGGAGCGCATGTCGCTTTCGGGCGACATCGCGTCGACGCTCGAGAAGTACGCCATGTCCGTCGGTGCGGACCTCGTAGCGGTCGGATCGCACGGCTACAACCTCGCCCAGCGGGCGATGCTCGGAAGCGTGTCGGCCGCGCTCCTCGCGCGACCGATGCAGGCGGTGGTCGTAGTGAGGGCCACGGAGACGTGA
- a CDS encoding pyridoxal-dependent decarboxylase, with amino-acid sequence MSSRDAQGSPLSAWFLGPHAENGEVLERLALGVLRDYTAWRADFHPADPQAITWDDKQTREYADGIARLEAGLATLMAELKDAVPAFSQRYKGHMLGEQTLAGQLGYFAGMLHNPNNISSEVSQSTTKLEQQVMHDLARMIGYGTDSSWGHLTSGGTIANFEALWMARATMDFPVAVACAANELGVALHVQLPDRSHAPLANLALYDLLNIRTGAALDLMHALHESAAGPDLAEALEKHSLASAGYQVQAEQVGRHFGHRAQPAVLLVPATAHYSWEKIIRALGVGARQLVFVPVDQHCRMDPDGLWKTVRDLAAKRVPIIACVSVCGSTEESAIDRLDLLCEVRARAERELGVTFHMHSDACYGGYAAAITWDANGRRKTAEQIRASAGIDWPTDEWQKSMVALSRADSVSIDPHKLGYVPYPAGALMIRDRRARDLVATDPPYLLPTTLSRTKEDLIAGRFSFEGTRPGAAAAGVWLSHRVLPLDERGYGHLIERTVVGARRLYAALRQADVAPHVVVTLPEPDLNIVCFFLYHPRMKSLAEINELNELLYREMSLHGPADAPPYIVSRTRLRSPMYHGAATPLLETISDDLTEQWQAGEAGGLVVLRSTVMDPFLAKKELADVHITGLIDALAAATKRVARAGDVVRERRSKVAG; translated from the coding sequence GTGAGCTCGCGGGACGCGCAAGGATCGCCGCTCTCGGCGTGGTTTCTCGGCCCGCACGCCGAGAACGGCGAGGTGCTGGAGAGACTCGCGCTGGGCGTGCTGCGGGATTACACGGCTTGGAGAGCCGATTTCCACCCCGCCGACCCGCAGGCGATCACCTGGGACGACAAGCAGACCCGCGAGTACGCCGACGGCATCGCGCGTCTCGAGGCGGGGCTCGCAACGCTCATGGCCGAGCTGAAGGACGCCGTCCCGGCGTTCAGCCAGCGCTACAAGGGCCACATGCTCGGCGAGCAGACGCTTGCCGGGCAGCTCGGGTACTTCGCGGGGATGCTGCATAACCCGAACAACATCTCGAGCGAGGTCTCGCAGTCCACGACCAAGCTCGAGCAGCAGGTCATGCACGATCTGGCGCGGATGATCGGATACGGGACCGATTCGTCGTGGGGGCATCTGACATCCGGCGGGACGATCGCGAACTTCGAGGCGCTTTGGATGGCGCGCGCGACCATGGACTTCCCGGTCGCCGTCGCGTGCGCGGCCAACGAGCTTGGCGTCGCGCTGCACGTCCAGCTGCCCGACCGGAGCCACGCTCCGCTCGCCAATCTCGCGCTGTACGACCTGCTCAACATCCGCACGGGCGCGGCGCTCGATCTCATGCACGCGCTGCACGAGAGCGCGGCGGGGCCGGATCTCGCCGAGGCGCTGGAGAAGCATTCGCTCGCGTCCGCCGGATATCAGGTCCAAGCGGAGCAGGTTGGGCGGCACTTCGGTCACCGCGCGCAGCCGGCGGTGCTGCTGGTTCCGGCGACAGCCCATTACTCGTGGGAGAAGATCATCCGCGCACTCGGCGTCGGCGCGCGCCAGCTGGTGTTCGTGCCCGTGGACCAACATTGTCGAATGGATCCCGACGGGCTGTGGAAGACGGTGCGGGATCTGGCGGCGAAGCGGGTTCCGATCATCGCGTGCGTCAGCGTCTGCGGCTCGACGGAGGAAAGCGCCATAGACCGGCTCGATCTGTTGTGCGAGGTGCGGGCGCGCGCGGAGCGGGAGCTCGGCGTCACGTTCCACATGCATTCCGACGCGTGCTACGGCGGGTACGCCGCCGCGATAACCTGGGACGCAAACGGCCGCCGAAAGACCGCGGAGCAGATCCGCGCATCCGCGGGCATCGACTGGCCCACCGACGAATGGCAGAAGTCGATGGTCGCGCTGTCGCGGGCGGATTCGGTGAGCATCGACCCGCACAAGCTCGGGTACGTGCCGTACCCGGCCGGCGCCCTGATGATCAGGGACCGCAGAGCCCGGGATCTCGTGGCGACCGATCCGCCGTATCTCCTCCCGACGACGCTGTCGCGAACCAAGGAAGACCTGATTGCGGGCCGGTTCTCATTCGAGGGCACGCGGCCGGGCGCAGCCGCCGCCGGGGTGTGGCTGAGCCATCGCGTGCTGCCGCTGGACGAGCGCGGCTACGGCCACCTGATCGAGCGAACCGTCGTCGGCGCCCGCCGGCTGTACGCGGCGCTGCGGCAGGCCGACGTCGCGCCGCACGTGGTCGTGACGCTGCCGGAGCCCGATCTCAACATCGTCTGCTTCTTCCTGTACCACCCGCGAATGAAGTCGCTGGCGGAAATCAACGAGCTGAACGAGCTGCTGTATCGCGAGATGAGCCTGCACGGTCCCGCGGACGCCCCGCCGTACATCGTCAGCCGGACGAGGCTGCGCTCGCCCATGTATCATGGCGCGGCGACCCCGCTGCTGGAGACCATCAGCGATGATCTCACGGAGCAGTGGCAGGCCGGAGAGGCCGGCGGTCTCGTCGTGCTTCGCTCGACCGTGATGGATCCGTTCCTCGCGAAGAAGGAGCTGGCCGACGTGCACATCACGGGCTTGATCGACGCGCTCGCGGCCGCGACCAAGCGCGTCGCGAGAGCGGGGGACGTCGTCCGGGAACGGCGGAGCAAGGTAGCGGGCTGA
- a CDS encoding plastocyanin/azurin family copper-binding protein, whose protein sequence is MLSTKILWGLSLALVAAACSTEKRDAPEAEGDDDARAPTAATGKIIEVKMITDDKGNYYEPAAIHAETGDVLRFTVVTGVHNVNFLPDSNAGKQGLPPASDLLQLPGQTLDIPVTFAEGSYYFQCDPHALLGMIGRLHVEDDDDDDDND, encoded by the coding sequence ATGCTGAGCACGAAGATCTTATGGGGACTTTCGCTTGCCCTCGTCGCCGCTGCCTGCAGCACGGAGAAGCGGGACGCTCCGGAAGCGGAAGGGGACGACGACGCGCGCGCGCCGACCGCGGCAACGGGGAAGATCATCGAAGTGAAGATGATCACCGACGACAAGGGGAATTACTACGAGCCGGCCGCCATCCACGCGGAAACCGGCGACGTGCTCCGGTTCACGGTCGTGACGGGAGTTCACAACGTGAATTTCCTGCCCGACTCCAACGCCGGAAAGCAGGGACTGCCGCCGGCGAGCGACCTGCTGCAGCTGCCCGGACAGACGCTCGACATCCCCGTCACGTTCGCCGAGGGCAGCTACTACTTCCAGTGCGATCCGCACGCTCTGCTCGGCATGATCGGACGGCTGCACGTGGAAGACGACGATGATGACGACGACAATGACTGA
- the nosZ gene encoding Sec-dependent nitrous-oxide reductase, with the protein MNSFSLRWSVAALAAVSLLAACGERTPDVPGQRTMATGDVQKAALATYVKPGDLDEYYLFYSGGHSGQVSVAGVPSMRHIVTIPVFAPYPGTGYGFDEESRRMLGAFTWGDVHHPAASKTDGDYDGRWLFVNDNANNRIARIDLRDMKTRQILGPIPNTMGNHGSSMVTNNTEYILVATRFSTPLAGRYEPLEQYATLYKGAVSGIKVDSATGTMSVGWQIMTPPFNWDLGATGKGPSNDWAFWTSYNSERATGKLEVTSAQRDRDYIAVVNWKNAERAATGNATTVSAGVRVIDPARAPGVMYLLPCGKSPHGVDVDPSGEYVVCSGKLQPTATVYSFAKIKEAIDKRDFEPEMEDGIPVIKYNSAVVMEVPVGLGPLHTQFDGKGFAYTSLYVESAIAKWKLPPYAANVDPKSLVVDKIAVQFNIGHLVTSHGDTRRPRGDYMIAMNKMSKGRHLNVGPSQPESSQLITIGGAKMEMIYEAFTDPEPHFAQLIHRDIIKPIEFYPRSESRDRNAIWAPDGARVTRNAARRTVEGNVYAIRSYFEPGRIQVQQGDTVILHITNAEQQRDEIHGFGVVGYNKNIVMDPGETKTLRFVADRAGVFPYYCTNFCSALHQEMQGYLEVMPTGRRLTMYDASGVMRIDGRAAARGVAAANARRTPAGSLD; encoded by the coding sequence ATGAATTCGTTTTCTCTTCGCTGGAGTGTCGCCGCGCTGGCGGCGGTCTCGCTGCTCGCCGCGTGCGGCGAGCGCACTCCCGACGTCCCCGGCCAGCGCACCATGGCCACCGGCGACGTGCAGAAGGCAGCGTTGGCCACCTACGTCAAGCCCGGTGATCTGGACGAGTATTATCTGTTCTATTCCGGCGGGCACTCCGGCCAGGTGTCGGTGGCGGGCGTGCCGTCGATGCGCCACATCGTCACAATTCCGGTCTTCGCTCCGTATCCCGGCACTGGCTACGGGTTTGATGAGGAGAGCCGCCGCATGCTGGGCGCCTTCACCTGGGGCGACGTACACCATCCGGCCGCCTCCAAGACCGACGGCGACTACGACGGGAGATGGCTGTTCGTCAACGACAACGCCAACAACCGCATCGCGCGCATCGACCTGCGCGACATGAAGACCAGGCAGATCCTCGGCCCGATCCCCAACACGATGGGGAATCACGGTTCGTCGATGGTCACGAACAACACCGAGTACATCCTGGTCGCGACCCGGTTCTCCACTCCGCTGGCCGGACGGTACGAGCCGCTCGAGCAGTACGCCACGCTGTACAAGGGCGCGGTGAGCGGCATCAAGGTTGACTCCGCGACGGGCACCATGTCGGTCGGCTGGCAGATCATGACGCCGCCGTTCAACTGGGACCTCGGCGCCACCGGCAAGGGCCCGTCCAACGACTGGGCGTTCTGGACGTCGTACAACAGCGAGCGCGCCACCGGCAAGCTCGAGGTGACCAGCGCGCAGAGAGATCGCGATTACATCGCGGTCGTCAACTGGAAGAACGCGGAGCGTGCCGCGACGGGGAACGCCACCACTGTGTCCGCCGGCGTGCGCGTGATCGACCCGGCGCGAGCGCCCGGCGTGATGTATCTGCTACCCTGCGGCAAGAGCCCGCACGGCGTGGACGTGGATCCGAGCGGAGAGTACGTGGTCTGCTCCGGCAAGCTCCAGCCGACGGCCACCGTGTACTCGTTCGCGAAGATCAAGGAAGCGATCGACAAGCGCGACTTCGAGCCGGAGATGGAAGACGGAATCCCGGTCATCAAGTACAACTCGGCGGTCGTGATGGAAGTGCCGGTCGGACTCGGGCCGCTGCACACGCAGTTCGACGGCAAGGGCTTCGCGTACACCTCGCTGTACGTCGAGAGCGCGATTGCCAAGTGGAAGCTTCCGCCGTACGCGGCGAACGTGGATCCGAAATCGCTGGTGGTGGACAAGATTGCGGTCCAGTTCAACATCGGCCACCTGGTGACGAGTCATGGCGACACCAGGCGCCCGCGCGGCGACTACATGATCGCGATGAACAAGATGTCGAAGGGACGCCACCTGAACGTCGGGCCGTCGCAGCCGGAGAGCTCGCAGCTCATCACGATCGGCGGTGCCAAGATGGAGATGATCTACGAGGCCTTCACGGATCCGGAGCCGCACTTCGCACAGCTCATCCACCGGGACATCATCAAGCCGATCGAGTTCTATCCAAGGTCCGAGAGCAGGGACAGGAACGCGATCTGGGCGCCCGACGGAGCCCGCGTCACGCGGAACGCCGCGCGCAGGACCGTGGAAGGAAACGTGTACGCCATCCGGAGCTACTTCGAGCCCGGTCGCATCCAGGTGCAGCAGGGTGACACCGTGATACTGCACATCACCAACGCCGAGCAGCAGCGGGACGAGATTCACGGCTTCGGCGTGGTGGGCTACAACAAGAACATCGTCATGGATCCGGGCGAGACCAAGACGCTGCGCTTCGTGGCGGACCGCGCCGGAGTCTTCCCGTACTACTGCACCAATTTCTGCTCGGCGCTGCACCAGGAGATGCAGGGTTATCTCGAGGTGATGCCCACGGGCAGGCGGTTGACGATGTACGACGCGAGCGGGGTGATGCGAATCGACGGACGGGCGGCAGCCCGTGGTGTCGCCGCCGCGAACGCGCGCCGGACTCCCGCCGGGAGCCTGGACTGA
- a CDS encoding nitrous oxide reductase family maturation protein NosD, producing MLTTLGFSLLQALAPAGGARTLMVAPGGPYTHPVEAIAAARPGDTVRVAAGTYAGPVVIDRRLALVGAPGAVLDGRGRGTVVTVDADSVAISGFTIVRSGLSLNKDEAAVKLLRCYGCVVSGNTIGSSLHGVYLLSSHDVLIENNRITGDAKLQEAWRGNGIHLYNSTYVEMRRNTVRTTRDGLYFSFASHSTAVGNDVSNVRYGLHYMYSDDNTFTDNRFTRNAAGAAIMFSKRITFRRNTFSRHVGYRAYGILLQTAENVTAERNVIEGNLTGMFLDGSVRNIFRANTISGNGVGIDMMASSEGNTFVDNVITGNRTSARTILGVGDNAWSAEGRGNFWGGRATFDLDGDGVGDRPHRAGDPFASLAGMRPVLELWAGTPAARALAWAESAFPVFDFAAITDERPLAVRPEHAPVGATATFDRSRSMLAFAGISLLGLAMYQTRRSTFPRARR from the coding sequence ATGCTCACTACGCTGGGCTTCTCGCTGCTGCAGGCGCTCGCTCCCGCGGGCGGAGCGCGGACGCTCATGGTGGCGCCCGGCGGCCCGTACACGCATCCCGTGGAAGCGATCGCCGCCGCGCGTCCCGGTGATACGGTACGCGTGGCGGCCGGCACGTACGCCGGACCGGTCGTGATCGATCGCCGGCTGGCGCTGGTGGGCGCTCCGGGCGCGGTGCTCGACGGCCGCGGCCGCGGCACCGTCGTCACCGTGGATGCGGACTCGGTCGCGATCAGCGGATTCACCATCGTACGCAGCGGGCTGTCGCTCAACAAGGACGAAGCCGCCGTCAAGCTGCTGCGCTGCTACGGCTGCGTCGTCTCCGGCAACACGATCGGCTCCTCGCTGCACGGCGTCTACCTGCTCTCGTCGCACGACGTGCTGATCGAGAACAACCGGATCACCGGTGACGCGAAGCTGCAGGAGGCCTGGCGGGGAAACGGGATCCATCTGTACAACTCGACGTACGTGGAGATGCGGCGCAACACCGTGCGGACCACGCGCGACGGCCTGTACTTCTCCTTCGCCAGCCATTCCACCGCGGTGGGCAACGACGTGTCGAACGTGCGGTACGGGCTGCACTACATGTACTCCGACGACAACACTTTCACGGACAATCGCTTCACGCGGAACGCCGCCGGCGCCGCGATCATGTTCTCCAAGCGCATCACCTTCCGGCGAAACACGTTCTCCAGGCACGTAGGCTACCGCGCATACGGCATCCTGCTGCAGACGGCGGAAAACGTGACTGCCGAGCGGAATGTCATCGAGGGCAACCTCACGGGAATGTTTCTGGACGGATCCGTCCGGAACATCTTCCGCGCGAACACCATCAGCGGCAACGGCGTCGGCATCGACATGATGGCGAGCTCGGAAGGGAACACGTTCGTGGACAACGTCATCACCGGCAACCGGACGTCGGCCCGCACGATACTCGGCGTGGGCGACAACGCGTGGTCCGCTGAAGGCCGCGGAAATTTCTGGGGCGGCCGCGCCACGTTCGATCTCGACGGAGATGGAGTGGGCGACCGCCCGCATCGCGCTGGCGATCCGTTCGCGTCGCTGGCCGGAATGAGGCCGGTGCTCGAGCTGTGGGCGGGAACGCCCGCCGCGCGCGCGCTCGCCTGGGCGGAATCCGCGTTTCCCGTCTTCGACTTCGCGGCGATCACCGACGAGCGGCCGCTCGCCGTCCGTCCGGAGCACGCGCCGGTCGGCGCGACCGCGACGTTCGACCGGTCGCGATCGATGCTCGCCTTCGCCGGCATCAGCCTGCTCGGGCTCGCCATGTATCAGACCCGCCGTTCGACCTTTCCCCGGGCACGCCGATGA
- a CDS encoding ABC transporter ATP-binding protein yields MIAYHGFTKRYADVLAIEPLSLTVEEGETLALVGPNGSGKTTLLKGAAGLVRATAGRIAVAGHDVARHGREARRAVGYMPQRLGFPEGATPREVLRLIARLRDTDLPRPEALLERVGLENVLDRQIETLSGGMRQRFGLAIALLGDPRVLLLDEPSAALDPTGALLMRDLLCELGNEGKTILISSHDLMEVEAVADRLAVFVAGRLVAAGEPAALASSLDLKHGAGVEEIYRRLTGLELRVAA; encoded by the coding sequence ATGATCGCTTACCACGGATTCACCAAACGCTATGCCGACGTGCTCGCGATCGAGCCGCTGTCGCTGACGGTGGAGGAAGGCGAGACGCTCGCGCTCGTCGGCCCGAACGGCTCCGGCAAGACGACGCTGCTGAAAGGTGCCGCCGGACTGGTGCGCGCGACCGCGGGCCGGATCGCTGTCGCCGGGCACGACGTCGCGCGGCATGGGCGCGAGGCACGCCGCGCCGTCGGCTACATGCCGCAGCGGCTCGGCTTTCCCGAAGGAGCGACGCCGCGCGAGGTGCTGCGGCTGATCGCGCGCCTGCGGGACACGGATCTTCCGCGGCCCGAGGCGCTGCTCGAGCGCGTGGGACTCGAGAACGTGCTCGACCGGCAGATCGAGACGCTGTCGGGTGGAATGCGCCAGCGCTTCGGTCTCGCGATCGCGCTGCTCGGGGATCCCCGCGTTCTGCTGCTGGACGAGCCGAGCGCGGCGCTGGACCCGACCGGAGCGCTGCTGATGCGGGACCTGCTGTGCGAGCTCGGCAACGAAGGGAAGACCATCCTCATCTCGTCCCACGATCTCATGGAAGTCGAAGCGGTCGCCGACCGGCTGGCGGTTTTCGTCGCCGGAAGACTCGTGGCCGCGGGCGAGCCAGCCGCGCTCGCGTCGTCGCTGGATCTGAAGCACGGCGCCGGAGTCGAGGAGATCTATCGGCGCCTCACGGGACTCGAGCTCCGGGTGGCCGCATGA